The following is a genomic window from Nymphaea colorata isolate Beijing-Zhang1983 chromosome 3, ASM883128v2, whole genome shotgun sequence.
GCAGGCTCAACTCTACTTGCCTAGGTTCCGCCTAGGCTCACCACGTTCCATCTTGGTTCTAGGAGTCAAGATGGGTTTAGACCATTTAGCAAGCTTGGATCCTAGAACTAGATCATTACCACCGTGAGGCTCAATCTGAATTTGGCCCGTAACACAATCCCAGCTCAAATGCCCTTGGGTAAGGATACAAGGAATGGTTTATCCCCTCgctagctaggtctgaacctattACAACAATGTGGGTTCGAGGCCTTACAAGCGTAGCGTACAACATGAACTCATTCCTCACTCATTCCAGCATTCAACACATTCATCAAACCACGCATACAATCCTTAGGacgtgcaaaccatcaccatgcaccctaggaaggtccgtagtccgggttcgtgtccttagctaacgagctttggaggtaacccaagcactacacgcccggaggcaaggctgaaaacaagtgcaCCCGCCCTCGAATCTATAGGGTGATTCGGGTGCCTACCTGGCTGAAGTTAGTTCAGCAAGCGACCAAGGgcaaaggccaaagccccttggtaatcagcacgtcggtcttcgcaagcgaggcgcccgttcaagttggtctctcctccttgctcaagacGTAGACAGCATAGTTACTGTTTTGTAATTCAGCAACTTAAAACGGGAGAAGGGATTGCACTTAGCTGGAAATGTTGGAACCCCTAGTGCTGTGATGAAGTAGGGGGAGGCTAGCGCTGACAAGGTGACAGCGTACACCCTTCTTCTCCCGGGATCAGCTCAGCACACGGTTGCTGGactgctcctccttctcagcaatacactccagaaaatgaatagagaagGTTACTGTCGAAATTAGCAAGGAAACGGAGTATTCCCAAGCATCGTTAGGAGACTTCACCGTGAGAACGTTTTACCCCTGTTCGTTGTTGAGTTTAGGGGGAGGCAAGCGCCGCTTAGCCCGGCGTAAGCTATGTCTCCTAACCGGTGTAGCTGCAATGGATTAGGCCCTGCTGTCCGCAACACCTTCCGCCGTTGGGCAGATTGAGGATTAAACCCCTGGAGCTAGACGATGAAGGGGTGAGGCAAGCTTCGATTGACGCCGAAGCACGCGCGCTGTCCTGGACAGCTTAAGCTCCCTGGTTCTCTGGTGAAGGTTCTGGATTCTCAGGCCTTGCcgatcttccaaaaatcattaaaaatcaaccacagctcggattgggctgaaatttggtgggtagcggcctctgatgattatgaagggacgctccaaaaatcactgcAATCGGAGCCCTCTAAGGTCAAGTCGTTGAAGGCTGAAGGCGCCGGACTGTCACAGTCAACAGGCTCTGTTCAGGAACAGAACAGAATGCAAGCGAGTTCCAGAGTAGTCtgtcttcaaaaattcattcccgttgatccagacacccaaaaatcctgaaatttggattgAAGGGAGCTGATACACCAAGGTTTGGACGCCCAAaagattgggcccaaacaagaccTCCTTGGGCAAGACGTTGAGCAGTTTTGGAGCTGGATGCCGCAAGGTGGAGCTCTGTTCAGGACGACAGGAAATGGTTCAGACAGCTGCGGCTTCAGATCTTCGTTCCAGTCATTTCCTTCGTCCAATGAATGCCAAATTTCACCGGGAGACTCCTAAGACACCAAGGAAGGAACTCTCAAGAGGCTCGGCTCAGATTCGCTCTCAGGTGATAGCTCCTGGAAGGCACGCGACGCTGCAGCAGTGTTCATCCACTCAGGCGGGTGCAGGAAGGATTCCAGAGCTTCAATCGATTCTCCGGTTGATCATATTCAATCAAAATGTTAATCAGAGCATTAGATATCAGGAATAGATCAAGAACAACAGGATTGATCGAATGAGGATAGTCAGATCACCGGATTtggtggttttccccaaattctaaTGAAGATGGGGGCGCTGCCGCCGTTCGGGCGGAGATTGCAGAATTCCACCGCcgttctttttcagattcaggccgtcgatcatatctcagtcatccgacgtcggatttggggcctccttagcttgaaatgtgcgtaaggatgttaggaaggcaaccacagtggccgatcgtcgagattgtacaccattttcttcagatttgcaggtTTCCAGGGACTGGTCGGCGGCAAAATTGGGGAAAACAGTCCAGGCTATTCAAACTGCGATATCTCCCTCATTTCTGGTCGGATTTGACTCATTTCGGGTTTGTTGGTTTCGTATTGATGAGGGGAAAGTCACAGAAGCGTCGGATCGTCAAAACCCTCtctgtatttcttcagattTACGTTTTATCAGGGTTCAGGGCCTGTTTTCCAGAAACCGGTTGAAGGCTATTccgtttttcattttcctttcgaTTCCTTTGCGTTTCTCCTCGATTTCTCGCAGCAATAACATTACAGAAGCAAGAGTAAACACATGCTACAGAAATCACTTAGTCTCCCATCGATTTAAATCCCTGCTCACAGTGTTAGACGAACGGAAGGATTCCGCCCGAATGCGCTGCTCACAATCAATAAAACCGATCGGACGACTCTTCAAGCCAGCGACAATCGCCCGAGCTACCTTCGGTGGATTCCAAACGAGTTAGAAGCACCTCCGGCGTCAGCAGCGTTAGAGCCACCTTCTGGAACGAACGGACAACTAGAGGAAGCCGTGGGAGATCAAGGCTTACCTCTTGAAGACCGCCGGATGTCGTTTTCAGCAGGGAAGGCGTTGCTGAAACCAGCGCAGCCACATCCGCTGCTCTCCCTTGACGAACGCAGCCTCACAGCAGCTCCGTGGTCGAGCTACCAGCACTCCGATCGTCTTCTCCACGGTTCCGGCCAGGGGCTTCACAGAACCTCCGTTTTCAgcaaatgggagaggaagaactcgCAGCCGAGCGTCCGGTGCTGGCCTCCGGCGCCAGCCCTCTGGTTGCTCGACTTTCCGACCGCACTCCTGCGTCTTCTCCGGCCAATGGCTTCTCAGAGAGGAAGGGAGTTGCAGGCATTCATGGGGGAAAGCTTCTCAGCCTCCATGGGAACAAACTCTCgtgcgagagagaagaaactctatttcattatgcaaaaacttagggtaaaagttccatcacttagcttataaaggctaagtcactcgggacgcccctgaaccgtcccggtacaagagcaaaagctgaaataaaacatgtacaaagtgaATCGGTACGGCCGAGACGGCCTACCAACAAGACTCCAACTCGGGTCTCCCTTCCGCTCCTGGGTGCTGCCTCGATGCCTCGCTTGGGTCCTAACCCACTTCGTCTAGACTCGGTCTAGACGGCCTTCGTATCTGCCCGTCTCAGTTTCCTGGACTGTCTCTGTTCCGGACGTCAGGACATCCTCTGTGCCTGTCCTGtggctgtccgtcctgtctgtcaGCTCTGTCTCTGTTCTGAACGCCTGAACGACCCCTGTTCCTGTCCAGTCCGTGCGTCCTCCGTTTGACAGTCTAGAACTCGTCAGTCTCTGTCCAGAACACCCTGTCTCCATGTCGTGTCCAGCAAGCTGAGCCCCGCGTGCTAAGTCCAGCCCACTCCGCTCGAGTACGTCTGGCTTGGCTTGGGTGGGCAGCGTGGCCTCACCGTGTCCAAGCGCTTTAGCATGAAGTCCTCCAATCGACGGGCTAGCCTCACTCGGAGTAAGTGCACGGGTCGAGTGTGGGGCTGTCATCTCATCAACCTCCCTTGGCCGCGTAGTACCCTCGCTCGTGCTCTCCTCCGCGATGGCTGGCGCGTTCGGGCTCTTGGCGTCGTCATCGGCAACCGCAGCCGTGGCCCCTCCATGGGTAACCTCCTTTGCGTCCCGGTCCCGCACCCTGCAAAACacgttagcctcacaacaaaaggaagcaggGTCAGTGGCTGCGGGTGCTTTCCCCGCTCGGCGTGGGCGCTCGGCGCCCTCATCTCTCGGCAGCCTCGCGACGGCGTGCTGGCCCGCGCCACCTTCGGCCGTGCCCGGCCCACTTTGGCGCTCGTGGCCGACGCTCGCCCGGCGTTGTAGCTGGCTGGTCTCGTCACCCGGTCGGCCATCGGCGGCATCGTTGGCAATCCTCGGCCAACTCCTAGGCGGACCTGTAACAGATCCACCCCCCTTAGAacgagcttgtccccaagctcgacCTTGGCAGTCCCCTAGGGTGAACCGACCACTCTTATCCAGCGAGGCCTTGCTTCTAGCTGGTCCATAATCCCGCTGCAACAGCCCCAGTAATGTCCTTCGCTGGTCTTGATGTCTTGGGTTGTCACTTAATATCGCTGCCCCATGCAACCTTCCTCGATCATAGACTTGGCCTTTAAGCCTCTTAGGCCTTGCCCTACAACGCTCTCCAAGTGCTGCCAATTCGTTTCCCAGTTTGGCCTTGAACCATCCTATCAATAGTAGAGGGTAGCACGGTCCATAATCGATCGGGAGTCGTCCAAGTTGGGACTCCATTCTCTTGTGAAGTTCCTTGTAACATTTTGTTGCCGACCCTTGTATGGACTTCCCATGGTCAAAAATCAGCCTAACTTGTGGGTGCACTTCAGCCTTAAGATAATGTGCAAACGTTGGCATGTGAAGACTATTATTGGTCTTAAGAACGAAGGTGGTGTTTGGGAGTTGCTTCAACACGTTCTGCCCAAGATCTGCCCATTCTAGCTGGCCACAGTTCCCATTCTTACGGGCTGAAAAATTTGTGTTGTCATCGCCATCCTCCTTAGATGATGCCTCACTCGCTGTGAAGGTACTCCATGGTATTGATTCCAGCTGATCATAAAGGGTTGCCGCTACCTCAATGTGGTCCATAGGGGCGAGCTCTTTGTCCTCATGGATTTCAGCATTCTTAATGTTTTCATTTCGCCTTTCTAGAGTTTGATGCTCACCCGTTTTCAGGTCCTTTaataaatctgaaattttatcGTTAGAAGTCGGGAATTGACCGGTTGGTTTCTCACGGGTTGCCACAGCCTCATCCTCTTCATCCGATTTATCCGAATTCTCAGCCTGCTCTTGTTGGGGGCCATTGCCTTGCCCATGAGCTGGCGCACTTAGGAAGGTTCTTTGCTCATTCTGTCGTTGGAAGTACATTTGCTCTAATAGTTCGTCATTCTTCGCTACAATCCGTCTAATCATGGTCAACGCATCAGTTAGAGTGAAATGGGGCTTCTCGGCTGGTGGTTGCTCTCTAATGGTGGCTGTACCATCATCACCCACCTTAGCTCCCTCGGGTGCCTTAGCAACCTGTTCTTTCTTGCGTACCATGGCTGGACTTATTCTCAAGACGTTAGCATTTTTAGCGGGTTCAAGCCTTGCTGGAATTGGCATCTTGTTCCGAACAGGAACACGACTGCTGGTCGTTTTTTGTTGCTGCATTTTATCGGGTTTGGTAGAGGACTGAATCTTCCTTATTGCCTCCCGCAAATTATACGCTGCTGGTAGGGGATCTTTCAATGGTTCCTTTGAAAGTTGTTGATTTCGGTTCTCTGTTTTCAGTGAAGGACCATTTACAAAGTTGCTCCTTGTTCGGGGCTTAGGCCTCCTTCCTAAATCTGAGGTTGCCAAAATATCTTTCAGCTTGTTCCCTTTTTGCTGATCTGCCCGGTTGtggattttctgatttttatttggCTTTGAATGGCTGCTGGTTGACTTAAGCGAAATGGCAGTAGAGGGCTGTAAGCTTGCTGCCTTCGTTGGCCCACACCTCAAGGGGTTCGTTGAATTTTGTGGGCTGTAATTATGCAATCTATTATGACCAACTAAGGGCAGTAGTGGTTCACAATAGTTGGATTCCCTCTTGTGAGTTgtcccactactagttgcataCCCGAACGTGAAGTTGCTGATTCGGGGGTGATACAACCTTGTTTTAGCCAAAGTGAACCCACGATACTCATGGGGTGAAGAACTGGAATGGTCATTAGGGGATGGATCCCCATAGTCGTCTCCCCATTCTTTGCAAGATTCATCACTTGACTGATCCTCGATTTCATTGGTAGTCAACCGTTCATCCTCACTATGTTGGCTCGCTTTGGAGTATTCATCTCCTTGATCGGAACTCTCAGAATTGGTTTGTTGATCATCACCTTCCTCTTCATCCATCTCCTCAATAGGATTGCAGTCCTCACTAGCGTAAGATGGCTCATACTCATCCGAATCACTATATGAGTTTTGTTCCTCATATGAGCTGTACCCGTAGGCGGGCTCTTCTTCTTGGTTATGGGCTAATCGTTCATGGATGACTTGCGTTTCTTTCATGAATGCCGCTTGCTGGGCTGTAAGCTGCTGTATAGATGTTATTAAAGTGCTTAAGTCAGCTGAAGGAAGTGTGAGATGAGGTTCTACATGAGCAGCGGTAGCTGCCTCCTCAACTATTTCGGTTTCCTCAACTTCTCTAACCGGTTGTTTCTCTTTGCGCCACATGGCTGCGATAGAAACTCACTTTCAAGATCGAATTTCAGAAGACTAAGCTGCTCAAAACCGTGACTCTATGCTGCCTTAGCTGAACCAAACTGAACAAGAAATCCCACTAagccgctctgataccaaactgttacatccgcccttgtagcgcctcaaagccgccgacgaacgtaacctcccaagacctcttagtggtaatgtagctggcccaagtttggccttacaaaatttcaaccccGGCTGGACACAATCCCAGCTCAAATGCCCTTGGGTAAGGATACAAGGAATGGTTTATCCCCTCgctagctaggtctgaacctattACAACAATGTGGGTTCGAGGCCTTACAAGCGTAGCGTACAACATGAACTCATTCCTCACTCATTCCAGCATTCAACACATTCATCAAACCACGCATACAATCCTTAGGacgtgcaaaccatcaccatgcaccctaggaaggtccgtagtccgggttcgtgtccttagctaacgagctttggaggtaacccaagcactacacgcccggaggcaaggctgaaaacaagtgcacccgccctcgaatctatagggtgattcgggtgcctacctggctgaagctagttcagcaagcgaccaagggcaaaggccaaagccccttggtaatcagcacgtcggtcttcgcaagcgagg
Proteins encoded in this region:
- the LOC126409918 gene encoding uncharacterized protein LOC126409918, producing the protein MWRKEKQPVREVEETEIVEEAATAAHVEPHLTLPSADLSTLITSIQQLTAQQAAFMKETQVIHERLAHNQEEEPAYGYSSYEEQNSYSDSDEYEPSYASEDCNPIEEMDEEEGDDQQTNSESSDQGDEYSKASQHSEDERLTTNEIEDQSSDESCKEWGDDYGDPSPNDHSSSSPHEYRGFTLAKTRLYHPRISNFTFGYATSSGTTHKRESNYCEPLLPLVGHNRLHNYSPQNSTNPLRCGPTKAASLQPSTAISLKSTSSHSKPNKNQKIHNRADQQKGNKLKDILATSDLGRRPKPRTRSNFVNGPSLKTENRNQQLSKEPLKDPLPAAYNLREAIRKIQSSTKPDKMQQQKTTSSRVPVRNKMPIPARLEPAKNANVLRISPAMVRKKEQVAKAPEGAKVGDDGTATIREQPPAEKPHFTLTDALTMIRRIVAKNDELLEQMYFQRQNEQRTFLSAPAHGQGNGPQQEQAENSDKSDEEDEAVATREKPTGQFPTSNDKISDLLKDLKTGEHQTLERRNENIKNAEIHEDKELAPMDHIEVAATLYDQLESIPWSTFTASEASSKEDGDDNTNFSARKNGNCGQLEWADLGQNVLKQLPNTTFVLKTNNSLHMPTFAHYLKAEVHPQVRLIFDHGKSIQGSATKCYKELHKRMESQLGRLPIDYGPCYPLLLIGWFKAKLGNELAALGERCRARPKRLKGQVYDRGRLHGAAILSDNPRHQDQRRTLLGLLQRDYGPARSKASLDKSGRFTLGDCQGRAWGQARSKGGGSVTGPPRSWPRIANDAADGRPGDETSQLQRRASVGHERQSGPGTAEGGAGQHAVARLPRDEGAERPRRAGKAPAATDPASFCCEANVFCRVRDRDAKEVTHGGATAAVADDDAKSPNAPAIAEESTSEGTTRPREVDEMTAPHSTRALTPSEASPSIGGLHAKALGHGEATLPTQAKPDVLERSGLDLARGAQLAGHDMETGCSGQRLTSSRLSNGGRTDWTGTGVVQAFRTETELTDRTDSHRTGTEDVLTSGTETVQETETGRYEGRLDRV